In Musa acuminata AAA Group cultivar baxijiao chromosome BXJ2-10, Cavendish_Baxijiao_AAA, whole genome shotgun sequence, a genomic segment contains:
- the LOC104000374 gene encoding guanine nucleotide-binding protein subunit gamma 1 produces MQANRAEATPVIGRSAPAPSDTRGKHRISAEVKRLEQESRSLEEELQQLEKTEKLSAGLQEFLLKVESIPDPLLPETTGPANTSWDRWFEGPQDTQGCRCWIL; encoded by the exons ATGCAGGCGAACCGGGCGGAAGCGACCCCCGTAATCGGTCGAAGCGCCCCTGCGCCGTCGGACACCAGAGGGAAGCACCGGATCTCGGCGGAGGTCAAGCGATTGGAGCAAGAATCTCGATCCCTGGAA GAAGAGCTCCAACAGCTTGAGAAAACGGAGAAACTGTCTGCTGGATTGCAAGA ATTTCTGCTCAAAGTAGAGAGCATTCCAGACCCTCTACTCCCAGA AACAACAGGACCTGCAAACACATCTTGGGATCGCTGGTTCGAGGGACCTCAAGATACGCAAGGTTGCAGATGCTGGATACTCTGA